In Parcubacteria group bacterium ADurb.Bin159, the genomic stretch TATTTTAAAAGTTTGCGGCGTTTACTCACCTTTTTAATCAACCCACGACGAGAAGAATTATCCCCCTTGTGAGAGGACAAATGATTTAATAAATTGCTAATTTCTTTATTCAATATAGCAATTTGCACTTCTGGAGAACCAGTGTCTTCGGCGTGTCTTGCTCCTTCTTCAATAATTTTTGTTTTTTCATTTTTTGTAGTCATAAATATATTATACCTTATTTTAAATTTTTAGCAATATAACAAATTTTAAGAAATAGTCAACCTCGCTTTTTTATTTTTGTGTCGCAAAATTGACAAAATAAAAATTTGACTTACAATAAAAATATGGAGTTTAAAAATACACAATTAACTCCCCATAAATCTTCTCAAAAAACTCCTCTTTATTTATTGATGGAAGATTTTTTAGAACACTTGGAAGTAGAAAAAAACAGAAGCCCTTTGACTACCAGAAATTATAAACTTTATTTAGAAAAATTTTTTTCTTGGGGGCAAAAAGAATTTCCTCCTTTTCAAAAACCCGAAGATATTAATAAAGAGGCCGTTCGCCAATTCAGGCGATATTTATCTCGACTAAAAAATCAAGAGGGTGATTATCTTTCTCCTAATACTTTAAATTATTATTTAATTGCTATTCGCTCTTTTTTAAAATATTTATCTTCGCGCGATATTAAATCTTTAGCCCCAGAAAAAATAGATTTAGCCAAACCAAAAGAAAGGGAAATATCTTTTTTAGAAGGCAAAGAATTGGAAACTTTTTTGAATGCTCCGCTTCAAACCAAAGAATCAGATATCATTCGTTTTAGAGACAAAGCAATTTTGGAATTGCTTTTTTCCACTGGCTTGCGCGTTTCTGAATTGACTAATTTAAAAATTGAAAACATTAATCTTGAAAAAGATGAATTTCAAGTGAAGGGCAAGGGCGGAAAATGGCGAATTGTTTTTCTCTCTAATCAAGCGAAATATTGGCTGAAAAAATATTTAGAAATGCGGAAAGATGTTCATCCTGAATTATTTATTCGTTTAGACAAAGCAGGAAAAAATGAAGAGACATTTGGCTTAACCCCCCGCAGCGTCCAAAGAATTGTAAAAAAATATGCTAAAATAGCCGGCATAACTAAAAAATTAACTACCCATAGCCTCCGCCATTCTTTTGCTACTGACCTCTTAAATGCCGGGGCGAATATCAGGGAAGTACAAAAAATGTTAGGCCACTCTTCTTTAGCCACCACACAAATTTACACTCACGTCACTGACAC encodes the following:
- the rpsO gene encoding 30S ribosomal protein S15 yields the protein MTTKNEKTKIIEEGARHAEDTGSPEVQIAILNKEISNLLNHLSSHKGDNSSRRGLIKKVSKRRKLLKYLAAVNPTAYKKVLQTIKTKKI
- the xerC gene encoding Tyrosine recombinase XerC, whose amino-acid sequence is MEFKNTQLTPHKSSQKTPLYLLMEDFLEHLEVEKNRSPLTTRNYKLYLEKFFSWGQKEFPPFQKPEDINKEAVRQFRRYLSRLKNQEGDYLSPNTLNYYLIAIRSFLKYLSSRDIKSLAPEKIDLAKPKEREISFLEGKELETFLNAPLQTKESDIIRFRDKAILELLFSTGLRVSELTNLKIENINLEKDEFQVKGKGGKWRIVFLSNQAKYWLKKYLEMRKDVHPELFIRLDKAGKNEETFGLTPRSVQRIVKKYAKIAGITKKLTTHSLRHSFATDLLNAGANIREVQKMLGHSSLATTQIYTHVTDTHLKKVYQTFHDKHRKGDSPLFPTSANPHQ